A stretch of DNA from Deinococcota bacterium:
GCCAGCGACACCCCGTGTGTCTGAGCCACCTCGCTCACCGTGACCAAGAGGTCCTGGTACGCCTCCCAACCGCCGGCCGCGTCTATGAAACGCCGGTATTTCATCTGTGACCAGGTCCGAAGGTCTTCCCGGTCGGGCTCCGGCTTCTTGAGCCACCGTTCACTCAAGAAGCCCCCCGCGACGGTTCCGTAGGCCAGCAGCTTGACGCCGTGCTGCTGACACAGTTCGGTCATGCCGTTCTTGGGGCGCTGGTCGAGGAGTGAAAAGCAGACCTGATTGGAGACGACCCCGACGCCACTTTTCAGCACGATCCGCAGATGAGCCGTGTCGAAGTTCGTCACTCCCAGCTGAGCGATGAGACCCTCATCCTTGAGCTCCTGCAGCCAGAACAGGCAATCCAGCCAGTGTGGATCGGCGTAGGTCCAAGCGTGAAACTGCAGCAAATCGAGCCTGTCAGTCCGCATCCGCTCGAGCGAGCGCTGGACCGCGGCTCGAACATCCTCCCGCGTCACGCGCCCTGGCGGCGGCACCCATTTCGTCAGCAGCTGCCCCTGACGTGTAGGGGCGTAGTGCTGCAAAAACCGGCCGGCGATCTCCTCCGCCGAGCCGTAATGGTCAGCCATGTCGAAGGTTGTGAAGCCGGCTTCGGCGTACGGGACCATGGCTGCGGCCGCCGCCTCGAGATCCACCTCTCGGCCGCCGCGTTCCATATCCGCAACCTGCCACAAACCTGTCAAGACCCGGGAGATGCTCAAACCCGGTGCCAGTTCGCAACGCTCTACCGTAGCTCTCATGCTCCCTCCCCTCGAGCACGCATCCTGTCGCGCGCTGTGGACCCGCGCGACCCTGCCCGTCGTCCCCTCCTGGCGCGCGAGCTCACCCGATGAGATGCAACGCCATCTGCCGCCCGGCCAGGAAGTGGACCTCGCCGCCCGTAAAGGCGACGACCTGCTCGAGCGCGATCTTGACCTCCTGGCCCTCCCACTCGGGAACGGCTTGCTTGATGTAGAGCTCG
This window harbors:
- a CDS encoding aldo/keto reductase, whose product is MRATVERCELAPGLSISRVLTGLWQVADMERGGREVDLEAAAAAMVPYAEAGFTTFDMADHYGSAEEIAGRFLQHYAPTRQGQLLTKWVPPPGRVTREDVRAAVQRSLERMRTDRLDLLQFHAWTYADPHWLDCLFWLQELKDEGLIAQLGVTNFDTAHLRIVLKSGVGVVSNQVCFSLLDQRPKNGMTELCQQHGVKLLAYGTVAGGFLSERWLKKPEPDREDLRTWSQMKYRRFIDAAGGWEAYQDLLVTVSEVAQTHGVSLANVASRYILEQPAVGGVIIGARLGQSEHIQDTLRLFDFSLDEASYLKIKSALSNLRTLPGDSGDEYRKPPYLTASGDLSHHLETFPPPFAVRAGSDGRSVALSGTPWEEMAGYCRAVRRGNRILVSGTTATHVDRVVGKMDAAAQLHFVIDKVEGALRSLGGRLEDVVRTRVYLRHLEDWEAVAWAHGVRFRDILPANTLIQAGLVGEEYLVEMEAEAIVASEG